One window of the Benincasa hispida cultivar B227 chromosome 3, ASM972705v1, whole genome shotgun sequence genome contains the following:
- the LOC120074678 gene encoding uncharacterized protein LOC120074678 isoform X1 gives MSPELDTVESPRKWRFTWEAQSHIPILRLLLFDSYTNPSLQCQNLKVHLNLQQSVVCVAWLQDLDMSIRVPMPPVLVDAESPLSFRAFEDHIEVKLVLLLPVDHPIILNFDNVLDFPQERGNSHSKATKPLSMDFDQISLSRSGGVHFYCRNCSFRLSKAPLRDFVEMPSVNWREVADNWFGSCCCSFGGISEKLVTRYTNSYRCAKGVCLLTLTTITLSKDDLNGHVFPDYDGTREFKDESDLTDGNCLTEAKQESPCNHTSAEKVKSKQFNYKNFVADMEGNAAEKGNEEVDSPILTPFPDCCHHEESSVLHHLDRDCMHHTCGTYNLDPKPINSVDISDDQRSFLNGFLGNIFMARLSNLSADFEWAEFFCPQCSTLIGAYPCKKGCGPTDCGVRLFKCYVSTCLSAESGNLLREYTLERMFANQLLESANEESSFRTVVKELKTKFPMLHIVLINSNSWSCSGYCLGMEDNAEFVPKVDLNPIIKVLFSDCNKSAESHLRKLEEWVTKDIADEVFMLAHQIEELVEILVSRNDTLPSSCSSLDGLTLTSILR, from the exons ATGTCACCTGAACTCGATACAGTCGAAAGCCCTAGAAAATGGCGTTTTACATGGGAAGCTCAATCCCATATACCAATCCTACGTTTATTGCTCTTCGATTCCTATACCAATCCTTCTCTTCAATGTCAGAATCTTAAGGTTCATCTCAATCTGCAGCAATCCGTCGTATGTGTGGCTTGGTTACAAGACCTCGATATGTCAATTCGAGTTCCTATGCCTCCGGTTTTGGTTGATGCTGAGTCGCCTCTGAGTTTTAGAGCTTTCGAAGACCATATTGAGGTCAAGCTCGTCTTGCTTCTTCCGGTTGATCACCCAATTATTCTCAACTTCGACAATGTGCTGGACTTCCCCCAGGAGCGAGGAAATAGCCACTCCAAGGCGACGAAGCCACTCTCGATGGATTTTG ATCAAATCAGTTTATCCCGCAGTGGTGGCGTCCACTTTTATTGCCGAAATTGTTCTTTCAGGCTGAGTAAAGCCCCTCTCAG AGATTTTGTTGAAATGCCATCAGTCAACTGGCGAGAGGTGGCTGATAACTGGTTTGGGTCTTGCTGCTGCTCTTTCGGGGGGATAAGCGAGAAGCTGGTTACTAGGTACACAAATTCCTATAGATGTGCAAAGGGTGTCTGCCTACTCACTTTAACGACTATCACTCTTTCCAAGGATGACCTTAATGGACATGTGTTCCCAGATTATGATGGGACCCGAGAATTCAAGGATGAATCGGATCTCACTGATGGAAATTGTTTAACCGAAGCTAAGCAGGAATCACCATGTAATCATACGTCTGCAGAGAAGGTAAAATCTAAGCAGTTCAATTATAAAAACTTTGTTGCAGACATGGAGGGTAATGCTGCTGAGAAGGGAAATGAGGAAGTTGATTCACCTATTCTGACTCCATTTCCTGACTGCTGTCATCATGAAGAAAGTAGTGTACTTCATCATCTTGATAGGGATTGCATGCATCACACATGTGGCACATATAACTTAGACCCAAAGCCTATTAATTCTGTAGATATTTCGGACGACCAGAGATCATTTCTTAATGGTTTTCTTGGAAATATCTTTATGGCTAGACTGTCAAATCTTTCAGCAGATTTTGAGTGGGCTGAGTTCTTTTGCCCTCAGTGCTCGACTCTGATTGGGGCTTACCCTTGCAAAAAAGGCTGTGGACCTACAGACTGTGGAGTTCGACTTTTTAAATGTTACGTCTCAACATGTTTATCAGCTGAATCGGGAAATTTGTTGAG GGAGTACACGTTGGAAAGAATGTTTGCAAATCAGCTACTGGAAAGTGCAAATGAAGAATCATCATTTCGTACTGTGGTCAAGGAGTTGAAAACCAAGTTTCCCATGCTGCACATTGTTCTCATCAATTCAAATTCTTGGTCGTGTAGTGGTTATTGTTTGGGCATGGAGGATAATGCAGAATTTGTTCCAAAGGTGGACTTAAATCCAATCATCAAGGTGCTATTCTCAGATTGCAACAAAAGTGCAGAATCTCACTTGAG GAAACTCGAAGAGTGGGTGACAAAAGATATAGCAGATGAAGTTTTTATGTTAGCCCATCAAATAGAGGAATTAGTTGAGATCCTAGTTTCAAGAAATGATACTCTTCCATCTTCATGTTCTTCCCTTGATGGTTTAACTTTGACATCTATCCTGAGGTAA
- the LOC120074678 gene encoding uncharacterized protein LOC120074678 isoform X2, producing the protein MSPELDTVESPRKWRFTWEAQSHIPILRLLLFDSYTNPSLQCQNLKVHLNLQQSVVCVAWLQDLDMSIRVPMPPVLVDAESPLSFRAFEDHIEVKLVLLLPVDHPIILNFDNVLDFPQERGNSHSKATKPLSMDFDQISLSRSGGVHFYCRNCSFRLSKAPLRDFVEMPSVNWREVADNWFGSCCCSFGGISEKLVTRYTNSYRCAKGVCLLTLTTITLSKDDLNGHVFPDYDGTREFKDESDLTDGNCLTEAKQESPCNHTSAEKCSTLIGAYPCKKGCGPTDCGVRLFKCYVSTCLSAESGNLLREYTLERMFANQLLESANEESSFRTVVKELKTKFPMLHIVLINSNSWSCSGYCLGMEDNAEFVPKVDLNPIIKVLFSDCNKSAESHLRKLEEWVTKDIADEVFMLAHQIEELVEILVSRNDTLPSSCSSLDGLTLTSILR; encoded by the exons ATGTCACCTGAACTCGATACAGTCGAAAGCCCTAGAAAATGGCGTTTTACATGGGAAGCTCAATCCCATATACCAATCCTACGTTTATTGCTCTTCGATTCCTATACCAATCCTTCTCTTCAATGTCAGAATCTTAAGGTTCATCTCAATCTGCAGCAATCCGTCGTATGTGTGGCTTGGTTACAAGACCTCGATATGTCAATTCGAGTTCCTATGCCTCCGGTTTTGGTTGATGCTGAGTCGCCTCTGAGTTTTAGAGCTTTCGAAGACCATATTGAGGTCAAGCTCGTCTTGCTTCTTCCGGTTGATCACCCAATTATTCTCAACTTCGACAATGTGCTGGACTTCCCCCAGGAGCGAGGAAATAGCCACTCCAAGGCGACGAAGCCACTCTCGATGGATTTTG ATCAAATCAGTTTATCCCGCAGTGGTGGCGTCCACTTTTATTGCCGAAATTGTTCTTTCAGGCTGAGTAAAGCCCCTCTCAG AGATTTTGTTGAAATGCCATCAGTCAACTGGCGAGAGGTGGCTGATAACTGGTTTGGGTCTTGCTGCTGCTCTTTCGGGGGGATAAGCGAGAAGCTGGTTACTAGGTACACAAATTCCTATAGATGTGCAAAGGGTGTCTGCCTACTCACTTTAACGACTATCACTCTTTCCAAGGATGACCTTAATGGACATGTGTTCCCAGATTATGATGGGACCCGAGAATTCAAGGATGAATCGGATCTCACTGATGGAAATTGTTTAACCGAAGCTAAGCAGGAATCACCATGTAATCATACGTCTGCAGAGAAG TGCTCGACTCTGATTGGGGCTTACCCTTGCAAAAAAGGCTGTGGACCTACAGACTGTGGAGTTCGACTTTTTAAATGTTACGTCTCAACATGTTTATCAGCTGAATCGGGAAATTTGTTGAG GGAGTACACGTTGGAAAGAATGTTTGCAAATCAGCTACTGGAAAGTGCAAATGAAGAATCATCATTTCGTACTGTGGTCAAGGAGTTGAAAACCAAGTTTCCCATGCTGCACATTGTTCTCATCAATTCAAATTCTTGGTCGTGTAGTGGTTATTGTTTGGGCATGGAGGATAATGCAGAATTTGTTCCAAAGGTGGACTTAAATCCAATCATCAAGGTGCTATTCTCAGATTGCAACAAAAGTGCAGAATCTCACTTGAG GAAACTCGAAGAGTGGGTGACAAAAGATATAGCAGATGAAGTTTTTATGTTAGCCCATCAAATAGAGGAATTAGTTGAGATCCTAGTTTCAAGAAATGATACTCTTCCATCTTCATGTTCTTCCCTTGATGGTTTAACTTTGACATCTATCCTGAGGTAA